The window TTTTAGCCACTCCCTAAAACCactcaacaaaatcaaaagtGCAACACTTGTTCACTTTTTCAAGTATTGGGTTAGAAcatggaacaaattatggtcATAATCTTGTGAAAACATGTGATTAAAAACATGCTCAATCATTTTTATTTTACAAAGCATGACAATGACCGACTTCAGCTATTTGTTGACTAACAAcaatatttttctaaaaaatattttctaaaaattccctaatatttacCTAGATTGGTTACATATTTCAAACCACTTACACTAGTCAAAGTAGTTTAAAGTCAGTCCTAATGTCATAAGTTCAAGTCTAAGTCCAAATGAATCTTTTGGCAGCCAAGCATTTTTCCTAAACATATTATTCAATTAAactataaacatatatttatacaaaCTATCTAATTATATTTTCCTACAAATAAAACTCATGACTTTCTTTGAAATCCATGTAGcgggcttccaaccaacacatccaaaCCGGATGACCTTGGTGTGCTAGATTTAAAGAGATCCCtcgggtttacttgcccgaacctcaaaTGCCACATATTAGCTTTATTTGAAtatctatatatttttttgttattattaaattcatgactttctatggaaccctTGTAGCGAACTTCCAACCCAATTGGTCCCAAACAATTCAGCTTTAGGCAATTAGGTGTAGAACACCCCTTGGGGTTTACTGATTCGAgtcccaaaggtcacagattaacttaataatatatttatttatttattattttattttattttattttttctagtCTTATTTCCTTATATTTTCTTCCTTGAGTCTTTCGATTGTTGGGACGGATGTAAACGCGCAAAGACCCGTAAGTATAGTTGAAAACAATGTCCCTAATCAGGGTATTTAGAAGGGAATAGGAAGAAAATACTTTTTAGAGGACTGGAGGATTCGAGACACTAgaattttatattcattttatggCTCTTTTGAATTTGGAGTTTGGATATGAATAAGCACTTACTAGTCATAAGACCGGTCGTGTGTTCCACGGGCTAAACTATATATGTCTTTATGCTTCGGTGTTAACattatcattttttgttttgcaCGAGTAGCTTCAGGAGACGTGTTCATGTGTGATTAGATTTCTTCaatatttttaatgaaaaatgaaCAAGTTCTAATCTCAACCCACGACTAATTTACCAGTTCAACTGATTCAAGAAGATTAGGTTCCTttagattgattttttttttgaatgctttgaaatgaatgcatgaaaaaaaaatattttttttgttttttttttttgatttttgttttgttttgttttttttttttttttttttttgatgaaatGCATGTGGAAACTAGAACCTAATGTACAAagaccccaccccaagcttaagatttAGCATTGTACTCGATGTTTGGAGAGGGTAGGGCAACCTACTGACCGCGGGGGGCCCAACGCTGCATAAACTGCATAGCTTCTCGTACCAATTGCGTCAATTGCTGAATAGAGGCATTGGTTGTAGACAAATCAGCACGAATGTCGGCAACAGATTGATCAAGGTGATCAAAACGCCACATGTATGTGGCATGGTACTGAGATGCCCGTCGAGTGTAGAAGGAACGTGCGGTCTCTACTGGGGGTGATAGAAGTGGATCCCCCTATAGTAGGAGCAGTGGAGTGAGCGGGAGGAGTAGGGATGTCGACTTCGTGGTCGAAGACTAGCCGCTCAGAAGCTCTCGGGATAGGCGCGAGAGCGCATGGAATGGAATCTGCAGAAGTATTCTTTGGTAGACACCACCGAGTCTGAGTGATGTCCTGCTGGAGCTGGAGGGAACTGAAATCCCCAGCAGGAACTTGGAAATGTGGCTCACCCTGCACCAACCATGTGATACTACCATCACCTTCTCTACGGAAGAAACATGAGGCTACAAGGACATTGGATGTGATAGTATTAGACCCTTGTGTGATTTTCTAGAGATCCGAGCGCTTGCTCTCAAAAAGATCGGCACAAGCAAGGTGGGTGGCAAGATAAGAGATAATCCTGCCAAAATGGATATGGCCGGAATCGCTGGTAGAGACCTTGGAAAAGTTTTGAAGCAAGGAAGGCGCCAAAATGAGGTCTCTTCAAGCCGGTGACCATGCACCAAAGAATTTCTAACTCCATCTTACCGGCTCTGCTAACGTCTTCTTGAGGGAAGACAATGTTAGCAATAATTCAGAGAGCCACCCTTAAAACCAGATggatgatatgagatgctttggcaGATCGAGCCTCATACACATCAAGTCCCGTGATTTCCTTCCAAAAGGTTTTGGCTTGGGTTTTGAAAAGATTACTTTTCTCTCCCATGTAGCCTAATTTGGGACCATAAGTATTGAATTTAGAAATCCTAACAAACCCACTAAGATCGTCTAGACTCGGTAAAACTTGCAAACACATGAGACGGAATGAGGGACATTTGGCATTGTCATTGAATTCCAAAGATTATAAGAATTCAATGGTTGTGTTTTTATATGATTCTATTGGTGCCAAAGTGAGAAGTTTCTACCAACCGATGTTGCTAAACAATCTAAGGACGCCATCATAAACTCCTAGTTCTTCGAGAGTGGGAATATCTACAAACCATTGCTGAGAATATTTGCAGTCCTTCAGGTGAAGGAATGGATCACGGTGCTCAGGAGAATTATGAATAATGGTGGTGACACCATATTTTGATTCCAATTGTTCTTTTGGCTTTGGATTTTTGCGTTTTGGCATGATGACAAACCGAATTTATAACAGAAAAGTGGTGACCAAAGACTAGAGCACAACTACATAAGCACGGATGAACAATTATATGAAGCACAAGAATGGATTCACAACAATTCTAGCCAAACAAATTTAAAGTCAATGCATAAAACTTGAGATACGAAAGGAAGGTACCGTTCAAATGCTTGAATTTGTGGTGTTGGCTTATATTGTTCACTTCATCTTCAACCTCAAGAAagcttgaactcttcaatggtggAATGCCCAATTAGAGATGAAAGCTTCCAATCTTCATTCGAAAAGCACCTCCCCAAGCTTACTCTTCAAACCCTATACAATAGTTTTGAAACCCAATACAAGAATCAATTCACACTTCACAAATCAAGAACTAGGTTTTATGAAGACAAATCCGATTATTACCCACTAATGGATGAATTCGACCTAGATGATGAATGAAGTGAAGTTAGGAACCGATAATAACATACCTTGGTGGCTTAATCTCAGATTAATGAAAATTCGTGCCCTAGACCAGGGTTTAGAGGGATCGGCCGAAGAGTGATAGAGAAGGGGAAGCAAACGTACGATCGTGAGGTTTTAAGAACGAGAGAGAATTGAACATGAGGTGCACGATGTTGACCAGTTTAGGCATTCGAGTTGTTGGTCATGCCTTTTGGAGAAGTGCGATTGCGATCTATAGGCATGGACGTCAGTTTTTGAGATTTGCTCGTGCGTTTCTTGTGTTTCTCGGGAGCTAGCGATCAATACGCACGGACCATGTGTTTTTGAACCATGGCCATGCTAATTTTTCTTGAGGCGGAGAAGTTGCATCGACAAGCACGGGATGTGGTTAGGCTGTGCCTTTTTCTTCCTTGACCATGCGATTTGGAGCTAGACCatgcataattttttttcttgcaaTCCTCGATGGTAGCGCACGGTCTAAGGCTTAGGCCGTGCGTTTTGAGCTTTTACCCGTGCGTTTTCAAGCTTGCCCATGCCAAAAAAAATCTATTATAATCCTTGAAGTATGGGCACGGTCTAAAAATTGGACCGTACGTTTTCTAGCACAAGCCCGTGCGATTTTTACCTGACCGTGCGTTTTTCTTCTGTAAACCTCTCAAaatcacaatttttttttcaaaatcaattTTCTCTCGACCCTTGGATAAGAATGAGGAACCCTCAAAAAGACTCAAAAATATTACAACACGGAtgaagtaaatcaaaataaagaaaatagaaaggaaTATTCCCGAGTTGCCTCTCGGTTAACCGCCCTTGTTTCAAGTCTTTGGCTCGACTTTGCCCTTTTTGATTTACTCAATGTAGTCCAAGGATTCCAAGCTATCAACCTCCATGTCTTTCTCTTGGAAACCTTCATAGAAAACCTTTAACCTGTGGCCATTAACTTTGAGCACTTTTCCAGTTTTGTTACTCTTAATCTCAACTGCACCATCATCAAATACATTAGTAACAATGAACAGTCGCACCCACCGGGACCGTAATTTACCGGAAAACCATTTAAGTCGATCGTCATAGAGTAATACTTTTTGACCAATCTCAAAGGTCTTATGGGAGAGGTACTTATCATGGAATGCTTTGGTCTTGTATTTGTAGATGCATGAACTCTCGAATCTTCATTTCTTATTTCCTCCAACTCTTGAATCTCTAACTTTCGGTGGACACCTGCTTCATTAATCTTCATGTTTAGCTTTTTGACAGCCCAGAAAGCTTTGTGCTTGAGTTCAACCGGGAGATGACAGGCTTTGCCAAACACAAGTCTATAAGGTGACATCCCAATTGGAGTTTTGTATGAATTCGGTATGCCCAAAGAGCACCTTCTAATCTCAAACTCCAATCTTTGCGGTTTGTGTTCATTGTTTTCTTAAGTATGGACTTAATTTCTCTGTTTGACACTTCAGCTTGTCCATTTGTTTGCGGGTGATAAGCTGTGGACACTGTATGTTGGACTTCATACTTTTTGAGAACTGATCCAAGAGTTTTGTTGCAAAAGTGTGTGCCTCTGTTACTGATCAAGGCTTTTGGAGTTCCAAACATACATAAGATGTTAACCGTAACAAAATCTACAACAACTTTAGCATCATCATTTCTTGTTGCCTTTGCCTCTACCCATTGTGAAACATAGTTAACAGCCAAGAGGATGTATAAATTCCCAAAGGATGAAGGAAAAGGACCCATAAAATCAATACCCCatatatcaaatatttcacaaacCAAGATGGAGGTTAAAGGCATTTGATTTCGGGAACTCAAAGAGCCATTCATTTGACATCTCTCACAACTTTTACACAAAGTGTAAGATTCATGAAAGAGTCGAGGCCAATAAAATCCACAGTCAAAAATTTTCCTGGCAGTTCTTTGAGGACCAAAATGCCCTCCACAAGCATAACTATGACAAAACTTGAGGATAGATTGTACCTCTTGTTCTTCAACACATCTTCTTCTTACCTGAGCTGCATAATGTTTCCAAAGGTACGGCTCATCCCAAATGTACCTTCTCacatctttcttgatcttatctcTCTGTGACCTCATGAGATCGGGTAGGAACTTTCCCATGACCATGAAGTTGTGTATATCCGCATACCAAGGTGGTGTTTGGATAGCAAACAAGTGCTCGTCTGGGAACGTGTCATGGATGGGAGTCGTATCTTCGAGTTGAACTATTTGGCTCAAATAATCGGCGACTAGGTTCTCCTTCCCGCTCTTATCTTTTATCTCAATATCGAACTCTTGCAGAAGCAACATCCACCATATTAACCTCGGCTTCGAATCTTTCTTGGTAAGCAAGTGCTTTATGGCATCATGGtccgaatatatgatcactttagTTCCAAGGAGGTACTTTCGGAACTTCTCTAGTGCAAAAACAATAGCAAGCAACTCTTTTCTGTTGTGGTGTAGTTGCTCTGTGCAATCAAGGGTCTTTGATGTATAGTAGATGACATGATGTGCTCGATCCACCTTTTGACACAATACCTCCCCAACAGCCGTGTTGCTCGTGTCACACATGATCTCAAATAGGAGATCCCAATTAGGCGGTTGGGTGATTGGAGCGGAGGTAAGTAAACCATTCAAACAATCAAAAGCATCCTTGCATGGTTAAGTGAACTCAAATTCAACATCTTTTTGGAGTAGTTGACACATCCGCACCATAATCTTTGAAAAATCTCTAATGAACCACCGATAGAAACCTACATGGCCAAGAAACGAAAGAAATTCCCGAACAATTTTCGGGTAAGGGAGACTGTTGATAATATCTATATTGGCTTTGTCAACTTCCAAGCCTTTTTGGGACACAATATGGCCTGAAATCAATCCTTTGTCCACCATGAAATGACATTTTTAATAGTTAAGCACAAGATCTGTGTCAATGCACCTTTGTAGATTTTTTATAGATTGCTCAGTCATTCCTCAAAGGAGTTTCCATAGACTGTGAAATCATCCATGAAGACTTCAATGATGTTTTCAACATATTCAGAAAAAATGTTCACCATGCATCTCTGAAATGTTGCGGGTGCATTGCATAGACCAAAAGGCATACACCTATAAGCAAATGTGCCAATGGGACAAGTGAAGGTGGTTTTCTCTTGGTCTTCCCGGGCTATCGAAATTTGATGAAAACCCGAGAAACCATCCAAGAAACATTAATGAGATTTACCCACCAATCTCTCTAACATTTGGTCAATAAATGGCAAGGGAAAATGGTATTTTCTCGTTGAGGCATTCAACTTTCTATAGTCAATACAAACCGTCCACCCATTTTGCATACGGGTTGGTACCAAGTCTCCCTCGAAATTCTTGACAACTGTGACCCCAACTTTTTCGGGACTCTCTGAACGGGGCTCACCCATTTACTATCTGAGATGGGGTAGATCATACATGCATCCAAAAGCTTCATGATTTCTTTCTTTACCACCTCCATCATGGGTGGATTCAATATTATTTGTGCCTCTCGGGTTGGTTTGAAGTCTTCCTCCATGAGAATCTTATGCATGCACAAGGAAGGACTCAACCCTTTTATGTCAAAAATTGTCCACCCAATAACTTTCTTATACTTTTTCAGCAAAGTCACCAACTCATCTTCTTCTGCAATGGACAACTTGTTGGAAATAATGACAGGAAAAGTCTTCTCTTCTTCAAGGTATGCATACTTCAAATGATCTGGAAGAGTCTTCAATTCTAGCTTAGGTTTCAGCACAATAGAAGGAAGAAGTTTTGTGTTAGAAATGGGCAATTTCACATTGCTATTATCATACCTCATTTTCTTCCTTTCTTCCATGAACTCCACTATTTCCAGCAACTCTTCATCTAACTTGAAATTTCTTGCAATCTCTTTGACTAAATTGTCATCAAAATTCCTGCTCAAAACTAACTCCAACAAATCACGGTTAGTTAACTCAAAACACTTTTCAGTCAAATATTGGATCATATCAACAAAATGTATACAATGAACATCACTTGGGTACCTCATTGCTTCATAGATATTGAAGTTGTTGACCTCCCCCATCGAATTTCATAGACAATGTACCATTATAGACATCAATATTTGTTGTTGCTGTTTTTAAGAATGGTCTACCTAAAAGGATGGAACTCGAGGATGGGTGGTCATCATCTCCCATATCAAGCACATAAAAATCAGCATGAAAGACAAGCTCATTAACTTGCACTAAAACATCCTCTaatacaccttttgggtgtactaTAGAACGATCTGCAAGTTGGATGATCACCCCAGATTTTGTTAAAGTGCCTATGCCAATAGATTTATAAACAGAATATGGTAAAACATTGTTTGAAGCTCCAAAATCTAGCATAACATGGGGGACATACAAGTTTCCCAATTTGCAAGGAACAGTGAAAACACCCGGATCCTTGCTCTTTGGGGGCATCCTTTTCTGCAAAACTGCAGAAACATTTTCACTTACTTTCACTGTCTCATTACCTTGCAGCTTCTTTTTAGATGagcaaagttccttaaggaacttagcATATCTAGGTACTTGTTTGATCGCATCTAAGAGAGGGACGTCAACTTTAACTTTCCGGAACATTGCCATGATTTCACTATCTCCTCTCTCTTTTTTGTTGCTACTCAATCTTGATGGAAAAGGTGGTGATGTGATCTTTGTTTCTTTCTCTTCGAGCTTGTTTTTCTCCACCATTTTTTCATCCTTCTTTGGTGGTTCTTCTATCACcaactcctcttcttcttcttcgggcatCTTCGGGCCATCATATTTCCTTCCACTCCTCAAGCTAATTGCACAAGCATTGTGCTTTGGGTTCTTTTTAGTTTGAGGAGGTAGCTTTCCTTGATTCTCCATTTGGTGCTCAAGATTCTTGATGCTTGCCTTTGTTTCTTGTTGAAAACTTTGAGTGCTAGTGGCAAGGCTTTTGACTATGTCTTCTAAGGACATGCTTGAGGACCCGACTTATTGAGGAAGAGGTTGTGGTTGCCTCGGTTGGTAATTTTGTTGTGGGAATGGAGGCCTTGCTTGGTAATGGGGTGGTAGTCTTTATTGATTGCCCATGTCTTGGTTGTTGTTCCATCCTTCATTGCCTTGGGGctgatcataagttctttgattgTGCCCGGAAAAGCCTCCCATAGTATTTGcttcttcatattcttcttcttgcaATTGAGGGCACATATCAGTCGGGTGTCCTACTTGAGTGCAAATGCCACAAGGACGGGGTGTGGATTGCACACCTTTTTCCTTAGGAAGCATCATTACAACGTTAGTCAACTCAGATAGTTGAGTTTCAATTTGAGGAGTGTGCACCTCTTTTACCCCTCGGGGTGCATCTGTGTACCAATCTTCCTCTTGACTAGTATGCTTTGAATCTTCCGCCATGTTTTTTATGAGATCCCGAATCTCAGTTGGGGTCTTATCGGTCAAAGATCCTCCACTTAAAGCATTAAGAAGTCTTCTTTCCCAAGGATTTATGACTTTAATGAAGTATTGGAGGATTTGATACTCACTAATACCATGCTTTGGGCAACAAGCACACAACTTTTTGAACCTCTCCCGATATGTATGAAAGGCTTCTCTCTTGTGTTTTTTAATCCCAATTATCTCTCTTCTTAGGGCTGAGGCTTTCATTCTAGGAAGTATTTGTCTAAGAAGAGGCGTGCAAGATCTACCCATGTGTTGACCGTTCCCAGTGGAAGGTCATAAAGCCAATCTTTTGCTGAGTCTTGCACTgcaaaggggaatgccctaagATTGATTTGGTCCTCTATgacattgtgtggtttcatgcCAACACACACAACATGGAACTCTGTGAGGAATTTGTGGGGATCTTCATTTTCTAGGCCTTTCAAGGTTGGGAGGAGATGAATAAGATCAGATTTCAGTTCAAGGTTTGTGGATGCCGGATAGGTAAtgcaaagaggttgttgagtaacCTCTTGCGTCGCCCATTGGCAAAGGGTTTGTTCGGGTGGTGGGTTTGGAAGTAGATTCCCTCCATGGTTTTCTCCCATGGTATGAGTAGGAATTGAGGATTATGTGGGTGTGGAGTTTGGGATATTATGAGTAGGTGAAGAGGGTGGGGTGGTATTTATGGGTAAGGATGTTTGAGATGATGATGAGGGATTTTTTGTTTAAGTTTATGACACAATTGAGAGGGGTATATCCTCCTAAATCTTGATGATCGGAGGGGTAGATGATGAAGAAGTTCCGGAAACCGGTTGCCTCTTACGAAGCTTGGCTTGCTTCCATAGCTTCTTTGCAGTCTTCTCTATCTCCAAGTCAATTGGAAGTGGTGTACCTGTACGATaagatctaggcataaacaattagtaacaatGTGTCCTCGGCAATGGTGccaatttgttaggcgtgtcaaacccaacaaataataggggtacaacagactccaaatacactgctttaatgcactaaaaagtagtacaaggcaagcaggatCGAACCACAGAGACACATGACAAAAATTCTATACCTCTTTACGCAAGGTACTTCAATCACAAAAGGAGGATTTGTTTGCAAAAgtgaaataataaaataacaatctactttaaaagcatgcacaaAATGAAATAAACTTGTAAACAATTTGATTGAATGGTTttagttctagttctcaatgttatTGTTCAACTcaattatgacttgatgtaatttaagattgctattctaagttggtactAAAAGATATTAACACACTTTAATACCTCCCGCTttccaaattatctaaccaaaacacgctctttgactagacctagctttactaattcaacctaaacacgctcttagattgtattgaaaaattgcattaagttttgtacaagcttcccaaaaatgttcatttcttctcatacgcttggaaatgtgaaaacatgtgatatatgttttataataagaaaacttattatttgttaccaattattaacttaatagaactattaggtgccctaaaagttaattaactacacaaaaattcaattcttgaaagtggccaatcaaacacaaatcaaattcaaggattctagtttaaacaaaaacataatcactagaatagaatcataaatcaaacatcaaatcatatgcttcaagtcaagcaatcaacatgttttgaacaagaactagaaactagggtttcttagccacacatggctaaaaacaaatcaaacaagaataaagatggaattggaatgtttaatgcttacaaaaatgaaatcaaaagtgtttgcaatgattaggtcttctcaaaaacttcaagaaatcTC of the Lactuca sativa cultivar Salinas chromosome 6, Lsat_Salinas_v11, whole genome shotgun sequence genome contains:
- the LOC111893112 gene encoding uncharacterized protein LOC111893112; amino-acid sequence: MSLEDIVKSLATSTQSFQQETKASIKNLEHQMENQGKLPPQTKKNPKHNACAISLRSGRKYDGPKMPEEEEEELVIEEPPKKDEKMVEKNKLEEKETKITSPPFPSRLSSNKKERGDSEIMAMFRKVKVDVPLLDAIKQVPRYAKFLKELCSSKKKLQGNETVKVSENVSAVLQKRMPPKSKDPGVFTVPCKLGNLYVPHVMLDFGASNNVLPYSVYKSIGIGTLTKSGVIIQLADRSIVHPKGVLEDVLVQVNELVFHADFYVLDMGDDDHPSSSSILLGRPFLKTATTNIDVYNGTLSMKFDGGGQQLQYL